One stretch of Cellulomonas wangsupingiae DNA includes these proteins:
- the rplB gene encoding 50S ribosomal protein L2: MGIRKYKPTTPGRRGSSVADFVEITRSQPEKSLVRPLHKTGGRNSTGRVTTRHQGGGHKRAYRVIDFRRHDKDGVPAKVAHIEYDPNRTARIALLHYADGEKRYILAPNKVSQGDVLEAGAGADIKPGNNLPLRNIPTGTVIHAIELKPGGGAKIARSAGASVQLVAKDGPYAQLRMPSGEIRNVDLRCRATVGEVGNAEQSNINWGKAGRMRWKGKRPTVRGVAMNPIDHPHGGGEGKTSGGRHPVSPWGQAEGRTRRPNKPSDKLIVRRRRTGKKR; the protein is encoded by the coding sequence ATGGGAATCCGTAAGTACAAGCCGACGACGCCTGGCCGCCGCGGCTCGAGCGTCGCCGACTTCGTCGAGATCACGCGCTCGCAGCCGGAGAAGTCGCTCGTCCGTCCGCTGCACAAGACGGGTGGACGCAACTCCACCGGTCGCGTCACGACGCGTCACCAGGGCGGCGGCCACAAGCGCGCCTACCGCGTGATCGACTTCCGTCGCCACGACAAGGACGGCGTGCCGGCCAAGGTCGCGCACATCGAGTACGACCCGAACCGCACCGCGCGCATCGCGCTGCTGCACTACGCGGACGGCGAGAAGCGGTACATCCTCGCCCCCAACAAGGTGTCGCAGGGTGACGTGCTCGAGGCCGGCGCGGGTGCCGACATCAAGCCCGGCAACAACCTGCCGCTGCGCAACATCCCGACCGGTACGGTCATCCACGCCATCGAGCTCAAGCCCGGTGGCGGCGCGAAGATCGCACGTTCGGCCGGTGCGTCGGTGCAGCTCGTCGCCAAGGACGGGCCGTACGCGCAGCTGCGCATGCCGTCCGGCGAGATCCGCAACGTCGACCTGCGCTGCCGCGCCACGGTCGGCGAGGTGGGCAACGCCGAGCAGTCGAACATCAACTGGGGCAAGGCCGGCCGCATGCGCTGGAAGGGCAAGCGCCCGACCGTCCGTGGTGTCGCCATGAACCCGATCGACCACCCGCACGGTGGTGGTGAGGGCAAGACCTCCGGTGGTCGCCACCCGGTGAGCCCCTGGGGTCAGGCCGAGGGCCGCACCCGTCGTCCGAACAAGCCGAGCGACAAGCTCATCGTGCGCCGTCGGCGCACCGGCAAGAAGCGCTGA
- the rpsJ gene encoding 30S ribosomal protein S10, producing the protein MAGQKIRIRLKSYDHEVIDSSARKIVDTVTRAGASVVGPVPLPTEKNVFCVIRSPHKYKDSREHFEMRTHKRLIDIIDPTPKAVDSLMRLDLPADVNIEIKL; encoded by the coding sequence ATGGCGGGACAGAAGATCCGCATCAGGCTCAAGTCCTACGACCACGAGGTCATCGACAGCTCGGCGCGCAAGATCGTCGACACGGTGACTCGCGCTGGTGCGTCGGTCGTGGGTCCGGTGCCGCTGCCGACGGAGAAGAACGTCTTCTGCGTCATCCGGTCGCCCCACAAGTACAAGGACAGCCGCGAGCACTTCGAGATGCGCACGCACAAGCGGCTCATCGACATCATCGATCCCACGCCGAAGGCCGTCGACTCGCTCATGCGTCTCGACCTGCCCGCGGACGTGAACATCGAGATCAAGCTCTGA
- the rplW gene encoding 50S ribosomal protein L23, whose amino-acid sequence MTAAGKDPRDILIAPVVSEKSYGLLDEGKYTFLVDPRANKTEIKIAVEQVFGVKVESVNTANRQGKARRTRFGIGRRKNTKRAIVTLREGSIDIFGGPVG is encoded by the coding sequence GTGACCGCCGCCGGCAAGGACCCGCGCGACATCCTGATCGCGCCGGTCGTCTCGGAGAAGAGCTACGGCCTGCTGGACGAGGGGAAGTACACCTTCCTCGTCGACCCGCGTGCCAACAAGACCGAGATCAAGATCGCCGTCGAGCAGGTCTTCGGCGTCAAGGTCGAGTCGGTCAACACCGCGAACCGTCAGGGCAAGGCCCGCCGGACCCGCTTCGGCATCGGCCGCCGCAAGAACACGAAGCGTGCGATCGTCACCCTCCGCGAGGGCTCGATCGACATCTTCGGCGGACCGGTCGGCTGA
- the rplC gene encoding 50S ribosomal protein L3, translating to MATQQNARPVTALLGIKLGMTQVWDEAGRLVPVTVVAVGTNVVTQVRSAESDGYAAVQLAYGQIDPRKVTKPLKGHFEKAGVTPRRHVAEIRTSDASEHTLGQEITADAFEAGQIVDVIGTTKGKGTAGVMKRHGFHGVGASHGAHRNHRKPGSIGGASTPSRVFKGIKMAGRMGVDRQTTQNLTVHAVDVEKGLLLVKGAVPGPKGGVVVVRSAAKGA from the coding sequence ATGGCTACCCAGCAGAACGCGCGCCCCGTCACGGCGCTGCTCGGCATCAAGCTCGGCATGACGCAGGTGTGGGACGAGGCAGGTCGCCTCGTGCCCGTCACCGTCGTCGCCGTGGGCACGAACGTCGTGACGCAGGTCCGCTCCGCTGAGAGCGACGGCTACGCCGCGGTCCAGCTGGCCTACGGCCAGATCGACCCGCGCAAGGTCACCAAGCCGCTCAAGGGCCACTTCGAGAAGGCGGGGGTCACCCCCCGCCGGCACGTGGCCGAGATTCGCACGTCCGACGCGTCCGAGCACACGCTCGGGCAGGAGATCACCGCCGACGCCTTCGAGGCCGGTCAGATCGTCGACGTCATCGGTACCACCAAGGGCAAGGGCACCGCCGGTGTGATGAAGCGTCACGGCTTCCACGGCGTCGGCGCCTCCCACGGTGCGCACCGCAACCACCGCAAGCCCGGCTCGATCGGTGGCGCATCGACGCCGTCGCGCGTGTTCAAGGGCATCAAGATGGCCGGTCGCATGGGCGTGGACCGCCAGACCACACAGAACCTGACCGTGCACGCGGTCGACGTCGAGAAGGGTCTGCTGCTCGTCAAGGGCGCGGTTCCCGGCCCCAAGGGCGGCGTCGTGGTCGTGCGTTCCGCTGCGAAGGGTGCGTGA
- the rplD gene encoding 50S ribosomal protein L4: protein MSDTLTVDVLDESGKKAGTADLPGDVFDVTTNVPLIHQVVVAQLAAARQGTHDTKSRGEVRGGGRKPYKQKGTGRARQGSTRAPQFAGGGVVHGPTPRDYSQRTPKKMKAAALRGALSDRARAGRVHVVTGFAPGEVPSTKSALAVLDNLSGRKNVLVVVERQDEITWKSLRNVERVHLLVADQLNTYDVLISDDVVFTQGALDAFLAGPVKGAKAVASESEANEETK from the coding sequence ATGAGCGACACGCTGACCGTCGACGTCCTCGACGAGTCGGGCAAGAAGGCCGGCACGGCCGACCTGCCCGGTGACGTCTTCGACGTCACGACGAACGTCCCGCTGATCCACCAGGTCGTCGTCGCCCAGCTCGCCGCCGCGCGGCAGGGCACGCACGACACCAAGAGCCGCGGCGAGGTCCGCGGTGGTGGCAGGAAGCCGTACAAGCAGAAGGGCACCGGCCGCGCCCGTCAGGGCTCGACCCGTGCGCCTCAGTTCGCCGGTGGTGGTGTCGTCCACGGCCCCACCCCGCGTGACTACTCGCAGCGGACCCCGAAGAAGATGAAGGCCGCGGCGCTCCGCGGTGCTCTCTCGGACCGCGCGCGTGCCGGTCGCGTCCACGTCGTCACGGGCTTCGCCCCGGGCGAGGTCCCGTCGACGAAGTCCGCTCTCGCGGTGCTCGACAACCTCTCCGGTCGCAAGAACGTCCTCGTGGTCGTCGAGCGTCAGGACGAGATCACCTGGAAGTCGCTGCGGAACGTCGAGCGGGTCCACCTGCTCGTCGCCGACCAGCTCAACACCTACGACGTCCTCATCTCGGACGACGTGGTCTTCACGCAGGGCGCGCTCGACGCGTTCCTCGCGGGCCCGGTCAAGGGCGCGAAGGCAGTCGCTTCCGAGTCCGAGGCCAACGAGGAGACGAAGTGA